A window of Periplaneta americana isolate PAMFEO1 chromosome 7, P.americana_PAMFEO1_priV1, whole genome shotgun sequence contains these coding sequences:
- the LOC138702666 gene encoding lipopolysaccharide-induced tumor necrosis factor-alpha factor homolog, translating into MWNMHGNRVMHMNQPIGNGMQPAYSMQPGLQPLGVMPPAVIVQPTQMGKVPRVMECPACHEQIETNVQHETSMFTHLVALVLCICFFPVACVPYCIKTCKSANHYCPKCGAFLGGQN; encoded by the exons gaaTCAGCCGATTGGAAATGGAATGCAACCAGCGTATAGTATGCAACCGGGCCTGCAACCACTAGGTGTAATGCCACCAG CAGTCATCGTGCAGCCGACACAAATGGGGAAGGTGCCCCGCGTGATGGAGTGTCCGGCATGTCACGAGCAGATCGAAACCAACGTGCAGCACGAGACCTCCATGTTCACACACCTGGTGGCGCTGGTTCTGTGCATCTG CTTCTTTCCCGTTGCCTGCGTTCCATACTGCATCAAAACCTGTAAGAGCGCCAATCACTACTGCCCCAAGTGTGGAGCGTTTCTCGGGGGGCAAAATTGA